A DNA window from Candidatus Rokuibacteriota bacterium contains the following coding sequences:
- a CDS encoding carbamate kinase, with protein MTLPAHTAVIAVGGNALIREGQKGTIPEQFENARATAAHVGALVSDGWRVVLTHGNGPQVGFILRRSEIVAETDFTPRLTLDVCVADSEGGIGYLLANSLVSELGRRGMADRVVCVLTQTVVDPKDPAFQHPSKPIGRGYSTEEAQRHRTRDGWVMAEDAGRGYRRLVPSPRPVRIVEAEAIRALLHAGFVVIACGGGGIPVVEEAPGVYRGVEAVVDKDFASGFLAARLGVPVFLVSTGVEKVAIRFRQPDQRFLDRMTLGEARGYLEAGEFPEGSMGPKVRAAVEFIERGGTRAIITSPDHLEDALAGRTGTHVVAG; from the coding sequence GGCGGCAACGCGCTGATCCGCGAGGGGCAGAAGGGCACCATCCCCGAGCAGTTCGAGAACGCGCGCGCGACGGCCGCCCACGTGGGCGCGCTCGTGTCCGACGGCTGGCGCGTCGTCCTGACCCACGGCAACGGCCCCCAGGTGGGCTTCATCCTCCGCCGCTCCGAGATCGTCGCCGAGACCGATTTCACCCCGCGGCTCACCCTCGACGTGTGCGTGGCCGATTCCGAGGGCGGCATCGGCTACCTCCTCGCCAACTCCCTCGTGAGCGAGCTGGGGCGGCGCGGCATGGCCGACCGCGTCGTGTGCGTCCTGACCCAGACCGTCGTGGATCCCAAGGACCCCGCCTTCCAGCACCCGTCCAAACCCATCGGCAGGGGCTACTCCACCGAGGAGGCGCAGCGGCACAGGACGCGCGACGGCTGGGTCATGGCCGAGGACGCCGGGCGCGGCTACCGCCGGCTCGTCCCCTCGCCGCGCCCCGTGCGCATCGTGGAGGCCGAGGCCATCAGGGCGCTCCTCCACGCGGGCTTCGTCGTCATCGCCTGCGGCGGCGGCGGCATCCCGGTCGTCGAAGAGGCGCCCGGCGTCTACCGCGGCGTCGAGGCCGTGGTGGACAAGGATTTCGCCTCCGGCTTCCTCGCCGCACGTCTAGGCGTGCCCGTATTCCTCGTCTCGACGGGCGTCGAGAAGGTCGCGATCCGGTTCCGCCAGCCCGACCAGCGCTTCCTCGACCGGATGACGCTCGGAGAGGCGCGGGGCTACCTCGAGGCGGGCGAGTTCCCGGAGGGCAGCATGGGGCCGAAGGTCCGCGCGGCCGTGGAGTTCATCGAGCGGGGAGGAACACGCGCCATCATCACCTCGCCCGACCATCTCGAGGACGCGCTTGCCGGGCGGACCGGCACGCACGTGGTCGCGGGATGA